Within Gaiellales bacterium, the genomic segment GCCGAGGCCGAGGCCGAGGCCGTACAGGAGCGCCGTCAACGGCTGCGGATAGCGCTCGCGCCAGCGCTCGGGCACCTGCCGGCGCAGCTGCGGGACGGGCAGGCGAACGATTCCGAGCTCGGCCGCGGCCTCCGCTACGGCGAACCCGGCCACCACCATCGCAGCCGCCCCTCCGCCCGCCGGGAGCGCCGCGCCGAGGACGAGCCCGACGAGCGCGGCGGCGCTCACCGCCCCCAGCCCGAACAGCACGATGGACGCCAGCCATGTCCGTGTCCCGTGCACGACGGGGACGATGGTCTCCACCATCGAGAATCCTCAGGGCGACCAGGCGCCGGACACGCCGGCGACGAGCGCGCACGCCGCGAGGGCGGCGCCGGGGTTGGGGTCCGGGATCAGCACGGGACGGTGGTCTGGTAGTACAGGACGCAGAACACCTTGCGGCCGTTGTAGCAGTAGCCCGTCAGCGCCGCGTCCCCGTTGATGCGCGTGGCGGTGTGGGCGCAGCAGTCGACGAGCTTGCGGATGGTGCCGCCGCAGCAGCGGTACCATCCGCCGTCGAACTGCGCGTGCAGGTGATAGCGCTCGAGCACCCAGTCCTGGCAGAGGCGCGTGCGCGGCGCGCGCGGCACCGGGTCGCCCGTCGGGCCGAGGACGCGATCGCCCTGCTCGTCGACGACGTAGCCGTCGCGGTCGACGAGGCGACCGAGGTTGTCGACGCGGTGGCCGTCCTTCGGCCGCAGCGGGCGGCCGCGGCGGTCGATGCGAGGCGGGAAGTACGGGCCGGGGCAGTGGTGGGTGGTGTACGTGTGCCCGCAGAAGCCGTAGTAGCGGGCCTCCGCCGTGTCCGGCGCCACGGCGCTGGCCGCCAGCCGCCCGGACGTCGCGGCGACGGCGGCCGCGCCCAGCCGCCCGAGGAAGCCGCGGCGCGTGTGCGACGACGCCAGCCGCCGGGCCAGGCGCTCGCCCGGCGGGGTGCCGGCGTCATGCCGCCCGAACACCGACCCGCTCCCGCTCGCGGGCGCGCCCGGTCAGGACGACGGCCTCGAGCTGCTCGAGGGTGTTGACCGTCCCCTTCGCGCGCACCAGTCCCTCCGCATCGACGTACACCGCGAACGGCGTCCCGGGCACCATGAACCACTCGTGCAGCCGCCGCCCCGCCTCGTCCTCGTGACGTGCGTGCTCGACGTGCAAGGCGTGGTCGCTCGCCAGCGGGCGCAGCCCAGGGACGATCTGCGCGCAGATGGGGCAGGACTCGGAGGTGAAGACCACGAGCCGGCCGGCGAAGCCGTCGGGGGCCGGCTCGCCCAGCGGGAGCCCCTCTCCCTCGTGCTCGAAGGCCCCCCGCGGCCCCAGCCGCAGATGCAGCACGCCGACCTGGCGGTACAGCGCCAGGACGAGCGCCGCCAGCCCGGCCACCGCCACCCACAGCGCGACATAGGTGGCGGTCCAGAAGCCGTCGCCGAGACGGATGTGGACGCCGGCGCCTGCGGCGACGGCCGCCGCTCCCAGCACCGCGTTGCGCAGCAGCGCCGACGGGCCGGGGCGCGAGGCGACGCCGGGAAGGCAGCCGCACGCCGGCGGGGCCGCGCCGCTCGCCAGCTCCACCGCCAGCGCCGCCGTGAACGCCGCGAGCAGCCCGGCGGCGAGCCATCCGGCGGCGCGCATGCCGGCCAGCAGCCCGGCGCCGGCGACCAGCTCGGCGCCCGGAACGCCGACCGCCACGACGGCGGCCGGCCGCGCCAGGCGATACGCCCCGACCGCCTCGCGGAACGCCCGGAACCGGACGATCTTCGCCCCACCCACGATGACGAACAGCCCGCCCAGAAGCGGGGCGATCGGTGCTTCAACTGTCCCCATCCCGCCGCGATGCTAGCCAGCGCCGCGGACGGCGCCCGCCTCGCGATACCGCGTCGATGGACGCCGGCTACGGGGTGCGCCCGGCCGGTGGCCGCACGCCGGCTACAGCGCCGATTCCACCTCGACGACCGCCGCCTCGAGCCGCGACAGCATCTCGGCGATCTCGTCGTCGCCGATGACCAGCGGCGGGGCGAGCATGACCGCGTCCATGTGCTGGTTCAGGACCGGAGTCGGGCAGGGGTAGATCATGAGGCCGCGCTCGCGCGCGGCGCCGGTCAGCCGGCCGGTGACCCGCTCGGATGCCTGGAAGCGGTCCCCGGTGGCCGGATGGCGGAGCTCGATGCCCTGCAGCAGGCCCCGCCCGCGCAGGCCGGCCATGAGCGGGTGCGCGACCGCCATCTGCTCCAGCTCGCGGCGGATCAGCTTCCCCTTGCGCTCGGCCTCGGCGACGAGGTCATCCTCCTCGATCGCGTCGATCACGGCGCAGCCCACGGCGCAGCCGAGCGGATAGCCCGAGAACGTGTGACCGTACGAGAAGCCGTGCGGCGCGCTGCCGACCACCTCGCGGATCGCTCGGCTCGCGACCATGCCCGACAGCGGCACGACGCCGCCGCCGATGCCCTTCCCGAACGTGATCACGTCGGGCACGGCGTCGTGGTGCTCGACGCCGAACCACCTGCCGGTGCGGCCGAACGCGGTGATGATCTCGTCCGCGACGAGCAGCACGTCGTAGCGGTCGCAGATCTCGCGCACGGCGGCCAGATAGCCGGGCGGCAGGTCGACGGCCGCGCCGGACGAGCCGGTGACCGGCTCCACGATGAACGCGGCGACATGCTCAGCGCCGCGGCTCTGGATGGCGGCCTCGAGCTCGGCCGCCCCCTGCTCGGCCGACTCCGCATTCGGCACGGCGGCGTACTTGTGCAGGAGCGACTCGAACGGCGCCCGCCAGCGCGACCCAGACAGCGACAGCGCTCCCAGCGTGGAGCCGTGGTACGACGTCACGCGCGAGAGGAACTCGATCTTCGCGGGGTTGCCGCGGAGCTCGTGATAGAGCACCGCGAGGTGCATCGCCGACTCGTTGGCCTCCGAGCCGGACGAGTTGAAGAACGACCATTCCAGATCGCCTGGGGCGCGGCCTGCGATCCGCTCGGCCAGATCCAGCATGGGCCGGTTGCGGAACGAGAAGCGGTACGTGAAGTTGAGTGCCTGGGACTGCTGCTCGAGCGCCGCCACCACCCGCGGATGGCTGTGGCCGAGCAGCATGACCATCGCGCCGCCGCACGCGTCCAGGTAGCGGGCGCCGTCCGCCGTCTCGATCCAGCAGCCGCGGGCCCGCACGGCGACCGGCAGCGGCTCACCGGCCGTCATCGAGTAGTCGACGTCGTCGAGCCCGGGGGCCGGCGTGATGGGCGTGGCTTCCATCAGGTCAGTGTAGTGGCGACGGTCAGATCGACTGCGGAGGGGCGGCCAGCTCTGCCTGGAGCTCGATCAGCGTGGAGCCGCCGGCACGAACGGAGAGCGCCTCTCGCAGCGCGGCCCCGGCCTCGGCCGTCGAGCCGATCCGCCGGTAGGCCACGCCGTAGGCTCCGGCCAGCTGCTCGAAGTCGGGCGAGCGCAGGTCGACCGAGCTCGAGTGCCCGTAGGCGGACATCTGGTAGTTCTTGAGGACACCGAAGCAGCTGTCGTTTACCAAGAGGACAACCATGTTGAGACCGTTCTGCTGCGCGGTGGCAAGCTCGTGGCCGCCCATCAGGAATCCACCGTCGCCGACCAGGACGACCACCGGCGCGTCCGGGTTTGCGGCGACCGCGCCGAGGGCGGTGGGTATGCCGGATCCGAGCGCACCGCTCATCGGGTAGGCGAAGCCGCCGGGACGGCGGGCGTCCAGGTACAGCACGCCCCAGTAGGACTGGATCGTCATGTCGGCGACGATCAGCGCGTCGGCGGGAAGCGCAACGTCCAGCTGGTGCATCAGCTCACGCTCGGCCTCGAACCCGTGCGCCGCCACCTCGGACTGGCGGCCGGCGAGCGCGGCGCGGGCCTCGGCGGCCCCGTCCCGGCTCCCGGCGTCGACGCCGCCGGCCAGCAGCGCGTCGCAGAAGAGGCCGACGTCGGCGACCACCCCCTCGCGGACGGGGTAGTTCCGGCCGATGCGGGAGGGGTCGACGTCGACCTGCGCGAGCGCGTCCGGGAAGCGGACGGCCCAGTGGCAGGTGTACTCCTCGGCGAAGCGGGTGCCCAGGGCGACGCAGGCGTCGCTTGCCGAGACCAGGCGACGGATCGACGGCTCCTCGCAGGACGACCCGGCGTGAAGCGGGTGGCCTGGCGGAACGACGCCCTTGCCGTTGAAGCTCGTGACGACCGGCGCGTCGAGCGCCTCCGCAAGCGCGACCACACGGTCGGCCGCGAGCCGGCTGCCGCCGCCCGCGAACACGAGCGGCGCCTGCGCGCCGGCGAGCATCTCCTGGACGCGCGTGACGGCGGCCGCATCGGGCGCCGGGGCCGAGAGCGGCGTGACCCGCGGCTCGACCGCCTCTGCCGGCGCCGTCAGGACGGTCGTCATGGCCTCGATCATCGCGGGCCCCGGCCGCGTGGCGATCGCGCAGAGCGCCTCGTCGACGGCCGCCGCGAGCGCCGCTGGGGTCTGCGGCCGGACGTGGTGGCGCGTGACGGCGGAGAACGCGCCGGTCTGACCGGCCGTCTCGTGCATCCAGCCGCGCTCGCCGGCGTCGCTCGGCACCTGCGTGGTGATGTGGAGCACCCGGAGGCTCGAGGCGTCGGCCTCCCCCATGCCGGCGAAGGCGTTGAACGCCCCCGGGCCCGTGCTCGTGATGCAGACGCCGACGCGGCCGCTGGTGCGCGCGTAGCCGACCGCCGCAAACGCCGCCGCCTGCTCGTGGCGGACGACGACGGCGCGGATCGGCGACCCACGCAGGGCCTCCCACAGGCTGAGCGCGTGCTGTCCGGGAATGCCGAAGACGACCTCGACGCCATGTGCTTCGAGTGCGGCAACCAGCGCCTCGGCGCCGGTGCGGACGCGGGTCTGCGCGGCGACCGTCATGCCGCTGACGCTACCAGACGGCTGCCGGGCTCCGGCGCGGCTACTTGCTCAGGCTGAGGATGTACGCGGCCAGGTCCTTGGCATCCTGGCCGGTCGCGAGCCCGGGCGGCATGCCGGCGCCGCCGTTCTGGATCTGCGTGAGGATCACATCCTCGGTCAGGCTGCCCGACGCGCTGAGGTCGGCGAGGTTCGGGGCGGCCGGATTCGGCGACCCCGTCCCCGACTGCGCAGAGTGGCAGCTGGAGCACGTGCGCTGGGTGAACAGGGCCTGCCCTGCGGTGGCATTGCCGTCGGGGGCGCCGCCCGAGGAGCCGCCGCTCTGGCCGCCGCCGCTGGACGCGGGCGGCACGCTGGTCTGCGTCGACCCGACGGTCGAGGCCGCCGTCGACAGGCTGAGATCGCCGAGCCCGACGCTCGAGGCGCCGCTCGTGTCCGTCCCGGAGATGGCGATGACGGCAACCATGACGACGATGCCGATGATGGTGCCGACAAGCGCTGCAGTGAGAACCTTGATCATCTGCGCCGGGCACTCTACCAGCTTGGTCCGGACGCGCTGCCGGTTCCCGTGTTACCCCAAGAAGGGGATGTTCGGGGGCCCGTCGAACGACGACGTGGTGAACCGTATGCTCGACCGACGAGACATCCAAACCCTCATGTACTGCGTTCGCCTGACCGAGATCGCGGGCCAGTGGCAGGCGGGCTATCCGGTGCGGACGCCGCACGACCTGGAGTGCAAGCTGGCCGAGCTGCTCCGCGAGGTCGAGGCGCTGCAGGCCACCAAGGCCGCCTGACCCATCGCCTGTTCGTGGCGGTGACACCGCCCGAGGCGGTGCGCGCCCAGCTCCACGCGTACGCCACCTCGCTCGCGCACCCGTCGCTTCGGGTGGTCCCCGCCGAGACCCTGCACGTGACGGTGCTCTTCCTCGGCAGCGTCGGCCTCGATGCGATCGACGAGCTGGCCGGCCTGCTCGCCGGCGTCGCCGCCCGCGAGCCGCCGTTGGCGCTGACCGTGCGGCACGCGGCGCCCGGCCCGCCGCGGCGCCCCTCGATGCTGTGGGGCGAGGTCACCGGCGGGGAGCCGCTGCTCCGGCTGTCGCTGGCGATGCACGCGGTGTCGGCGCGGCTCGCGCCCCACCTTGCGAGGCCGCTGCGCGACCCGCACGTCACGCTGGCGCGCGGCCGGCGGCCGCTCCGCGGCGTCGAGCGAGCAGCGATCGGGCTCGACCCGGACGTGTTCCAGGTCGGCGAGGCGCGCCTCATCCGCTCACGGCTGTCCCCACGCGGCGCGCGCTACGAGACCGTGGCAGCGCTCCCGCTCGACGTCACCGAGCGATGACCGAGTGCAGCCGGCGCGTCACAGCCAGCCGGCACGGCGGAACCGCCACCAGAGGACGGCCGAGCTGACCGCCATCAGCCCCAGCGCGTACGGGTACCCGAGCCGCCAGTGCAGCTCCGGCATCGAGCGGAAGTTCATGCCGTAGATCCCGGCGATCAGCGTTGGCACCAGCACGATCCCGGCCCACGAGCTGAGCCGGAGCACGACCTGGTTGAGACGGTTCGACACGACCGAGAGGTGGGCTTCCAGGATGCTCGTCAGCAGGTCGCGCTGCGTGTCCAGCTCGTCGTAGACGCGCAGCACGTGGTCGTACAGATCGCGGAACTCGGCATCGAGATCCTCCCCCAGCACGGTCTGGTCGATGTGGACGACCCGGCTGAGCACGTCGCGCAGCGGAGCGACGGCCCGCCGAAAGCCGAGCAGGTCGCGCTTGATCTGAAACGCGTCCCCCAGCGACCCGCTCGGGTTGGCTGACCCCTCGCCGATCAGCGCGTCCTCGGCCCGCTCGATCCGCTCCTCGTAGGACTCGACGATCGGAAAGTAGCCGTCGATGATCGCGTCCAGCACGGCGTAGGCGATGTGCGACGCGCCGCCGCGCACCAGCGAGGGGCTGCGGTCGACCCGCTCGCGCACCGTGTCCATCATGAACCGTCCGCCGTGACGGATCGTCACGACGTACCGGCGCGACACGAACATCGACACCTCGTGCATCGCCGCTCGGCCATCGTCACCCATCTCGGCCGCATACGCGACCACGAAGACGTAGCCCTCGTACCGCTCGAGCTTCGGCCGCTGGTGCGTCGACAGCGCGTCCTCGAGCGCGAGCGGGTGCAGCCCGAACTCCTCGCCCAGTTGTGCCGCCTCCTCCAGCGTCGGCCCGTCCACGTCGACCCACACGAGGGAGCCGTCCTCCCTGAGCACGTCGGATACGCGGTCGAACGCCAGCCGGTCGTGCGACCGCGCACCGTCCCGGTAGACGCAGGTGGTGAACGCCACGTCTCGGTGTTCGGCCCGCGCCGCCGGTTCACCTTCTCTCAGGCCGGCGCGAACCTCGCCATCCAGGCGGCCGTCTCGAACCGCGGGGCCCCCACGAGCTCGCGGACGCGCACGCGCGCGTCGTCCGGTGTGCCTGCCATCTCGAGCCACGGCTCGAGCTCCCAGGCCGACCGCCATTCCCGCTCCTCGTCCACCGCGAGGCCGTGCGGGGCGAGCGCCGCCGCCACCTCGCCGCGCCGCGGCAGCCGCCGGTGGTCGGGGTCGCGCAGCCGCTCCACCGTCTCCCACCGCGCGGCGGCCGCCGGGTCGTCGTCGGCCAGGTAGTCCTGCACGACGATCCGGCCGTCCGGTGTGAGCACGCGAACCATCTCGGCGAGCGTCGCGTGCATGTCGTCCACGTGGTGGAGGGTGTTGACGACCGTCACGAGGTCGAACGACGCTTCCGGGAAGGGGATGTCCTCCCCGGTGCCGATGGCCCGCTCCACGCTGTCCGGCGCGTGCTCGAGCAGCGCGGCGGACGGATCCAGCGCGACCGCTCTCGCAACGTGCGGGGCGAGCGCCGCCGAAAACAGGCCCGGGCCCGCGCCGACGTCCAGCGCGCTGTCGGACGCGCTCGGCCGGCACAGATCGACCAGCCGCGACCAGTCCTTTGCCGCGGCCGCCTTCGCATACCGGTCAGCCGTCCTGTCGAACCTGCTCTCGGACAAACGCGATCGCCTCCTCCCGTGTGGACACGCCGCCGGCCGCCTGCTCCTCCGCGAGCAGCCCGACCAGCCGGCTGATCTCGGGCCCCGCCGCACCGGCCGCTTCGGCGATCTCGTCGCCCCGCAGGAGCGGTGCAGCACCGTCGTCTTCGAGCGATCCGATCAGCCCGAGCAGCTCGTCCGCCGTCTCCGCATGGCGGCGCAGGTGGCGCAGCCGCGAGGACGGGCCGCGCGTGGCGAGCCGGTCGCCCAGCGACAGCACCACGCTCGAGCGCGGCCAGGGCTCGGTCGCGCGCAGGTAGCGGTATGCGCGCCGCCGGTCGAGCGGCCGCTCGGGGATCGCGAAGCCGAGCACCAGGTGCTGCGCCACCATGATGCGGCAGAACCGGATCACCGAGTTCGCCGCCTTCCACCGCGACAGCACCCGCTCGGCGGCGTCCGCCCCCTCGCGGTCGTGGCCGACGAAGCTGACGCGCCCGCCCCGCTCCCCGCGCGTCTGCGGCTTGCGGATGTCGTGGAAGAGCGCCGCGAACCGAAGCGCCTGCTCGGCCGTGAGGTCGTCGCCGACGGTCCGCCCCAGCTCCTCCTCCACCACCGGCGCGTGGCGCGGGAGGTAGTGCACCGGGTGCGCCGCGACGTCGGCGACCGCCTCGATCACGTGGAGGGTGTGCTCCCACACGTCCAGCTGGTGGTGGGCGCTCTGAAGGCAGCCGCGCAGCGGCACCGCCTCCGGCAGCACGACGTCGAGCACGCCGACCCGTTCGGCCAGGCGCAGCGCCTCGGCCGGACGCGGGCCGCAGAGCATCCGCCGCATCTCCATGTAGATCCGCTCGCCCGACGGCGCGTCCGCGAGCGGCGCCTGCCGTCGCGCCAGCCGCTCGGTGTCCGGGTCGATCGCAAAGCCGATCTCGTGCGCGATGCGCGGCAAGCGCAGCAGCCGCAGCGGGTCGTCCGCGAACGCCCGCTCGGAGACGACGCGGACGACGCCTCGTTCGAGGTCGCCGCGCCCGCCGTGCGGGTCGACCACCGCGCCGCCGTCCAGTGCCATTGCGACCGCGTTGACCGTGAAGTCGCGCAGCGCGAGATCGTCCTCGATCGTTCCGCGGCAGGCCGTCACGTCGACCGTGTCCGGGCCGGCAACCACCCGCCATGCGCCGTGTCGCTCCGACAGCGGGAACGGCGAGCCGCCGCTGCGCCGGGCCAGCCACCGGGCGGCCTCCCCCGGATCGCCGTCGACGACCAGGTCGATGTCGATCACCGGCCGGCCGAGCAGGAGGTCGCGGACGGAGCCGCCCACCAGCCACGCACCGGGGAGCGGCGCGCGCTCGCGGATCGGCCCGAGCAAGTCAGCCGTCGACGATGACATGCTCAACCCGCCGCCTGCGTGGCGCGATGTCGCACACGACCTCGTAGCTGATGGTCCCGCACAGCGCCGCCCACTCCTCCGCGCCGATGCGCTCCCCGCCGTCGTCGCCGATCAGCACGACGGCGTCGCCCAGCTCGACATCGCATTCGTCGCCGATCACGAAGGTGAGCTGGTCCATGCTCACCGTCGCCGCCACGCGACGCCGGGTGCCGCGGACGAGGACGTCCATCCGACCGGACAGCAGCCGCGGCACGCCGTCCGCATAGCCGGCGGGCGCCAGGCCGATCCAGGTCGGACGGTCAGCGACGAACCGGCGCCCGTAGCCCGCGCTCTCGCCCGCGGCCAGGCGCTTCAGCTGCGCCACGTAGCTCTCGAGCCGCAGCGCCGGCACCAGCCCGTGCGCGTCGGGCGCGTCGCCGAAGGGCGACAGCCCGTAGACCGCGATGCCGGAGCGGACGGCGTCGAACCGCGCCTCGGGGAATGCCAGCGCGCCCGCGCTGTTGGCGACGTGCCGCGGGCACGGCGGAAAGCGCTGCGAGAGCTGCTCGAAGCGCTCCAGCTGGCGCCTGGTGTGCTCGGGGTCCGTGTCCGCCGCGGCGAGATGGCTCATGAGGCCGCCGAGCCGCAGATGCTCGGAGGCAAGCACCTCGTCCGCGACCCGCAGCGCCTCCTCCTCGCTCATGCCCCAGCGCCCCATCCCGGTGTCCGCCTTGACGTGCACGACCAGCGGCTCGCGCGAGGCGGCGCGGACGCGCGCGAAGCCCTCGACCGAGCTGACGGCGATCTCGACGCCCTCGACCTCGCCCTCCTCGCCCGGGGCGAGCGGCGACATCACCAGCACCGGGGCCTCGGGCAGCGCCGTCCGCACCGCGCGCGCCTCCTCGCACGTCGCGACACAGAGCTTCGCCGCTCCGGCCGCCAGGGCGGCGCCGCCGACCGCGCTTGCGCCGTGCCCGTACCCGTCGGCCTTGACGACCGCCCATACTTCGGCCGGCTGGACGACGTCACGCAGCTGTGCGACGTTCGCGGCAACCGCGGCCAGGTCGACCGTGACGGTGGCGCGGGCCGGCCGCTGCGCCCGCGCTACCACTCCTCCGCGAGCGCGCGCACGACGTCCGCCCGCGAGATCACCCCCGCCACCGCGCCGGACGGATCGACCACCGGCAGCCGGTTGACGTTGTGGTCGACCATCCGCTGGGCCGCCTCGTGCAGCGTGTCGTCCGGCGAGATCGTCACCGGCTCTGGCTCCATCAGGTCGCGGACCGTGGTGCCGAACGCCTTGCGGAACCGCTCCCGCCACTCGTCCATCCGCTCGAGGAAGATGACGCCACCCAGGATGGGCAGCGTGTGCGGCATGTCGATCTCGTCCTCGACGGCCTGGAACACCAGGTCGGCCTCGCCGACGACGCCGACCAGCGTGCCGCCCTCGACCACCGGCACGCTCGAGAGGTTGTGGTCGGAGAGCACCGCCGCCAGCGTGCGCAGGTCGTCGTCCGGAGCGACCGTCGGCCCACCGACGCGCATGCGCGCCGCGACCTTGAGATCGGCTATCGCGGTCACTGCTTGAACACTCCTGGAAGGGCGTCGATCACGTCGCCGCTGATGATACCGTCGGGCCCCAACGCCTCCGCCGCCGCACGACCGGCGCGAGCGTGCAGCACGGCGCCACAGCACGCGGCCGTCCACGGATCGAGCCCCTTCGCGAGCATGGCCCCGATCACGCCCGTCAGGACGTCGCCGCTGCCCGCCGTGGCCAGGCCGCCCGTGTCGGAGACCGACACGACGACGCGCTCGCCGCCGGGGGCCGCAACGAGCGAATCGGCGCCCTTCAGCAGCACGACGGCACGCGACCGGGCGGCCGCCTCGCGCACCGCCGCAAGGCGGTTCGCCCGCACCCAGGCGGCATCGCGGTCGAGCAGCCGGGCCATCTCGCCCTCGTGCGGCGTGAGCACCGCCGGAACACGACGGCGAGCCGTCAGCTCGAGGGCGCCGGCCATCGCGAACAGGGCGTCCGCATCAAGGACGATCGGCCCCCGGTGCCGCCGGGCGAGGCGCCGCGCGAGGTCGCCCGCCGCCTCTCCTCGCCCCATGCCCGGCCCCACCGCCAGCGCGCCCGCGCGGTCGGCCAGCTCCAGCCCCTGGCCGGTCTCCTTCACCATCAGCTCCGGGTGCACCGTCGCGATCTGCGGGGCGACGTCACCGGGCACCGCCACCCAGACCACCCCCGCGCCGGCCCGCAGCGCCGCCCGGCCGCAGAGCACGGGCGCTCCCGCGAAGCCGGGGGCGCCGCCGACCACGAGCACGGAGCCGGCCGCGTACTTGGTGGATTCCGCGCCCTTTCGCGGCACCAGGTCGAGCAGCGAGCGGGTCGCCAGCGCGGCGGCCGTCGGCGTCTCGAGCTGCGGCGGGATGCCGATGTCCGCCACCACGACGTTGCCCGCGTGCCGGCGTCCGGGCGCGATCACCAGGCCCAGCTTCGGCCCGTGGAACGTGACGGTCACGTCCGCGCGCACCGCGGCCCCCGCGACCGTGCCGTCGTCGGCGTTCACGCCCGACGGCACGTCGAGCGCCACCACCGGCCGGCCGGCCGCGTTCATCGCGTCGATCGCCGCGGCCGCCGCCGCACGCGGCTCGCCGGCGAACCCCGTGCCGAACAGCGCGTCGACGATCACGCCGGCCCCTCGCAGCGCCCTGCGAAGGGCGGCAGGCTGGGGGCGCCGGACGACGTCGACGCCGAGCCGTTCCGCCACGTCCATGAACCGCCGCGCGTCCTCGCCGATACGCGTCGCCGCACCCATGAGCATGACCTGCACATCGAACCCGGCCGACGCGAGGTGCCGAGCGACGACGAACCCGTCGCCGCCGTTGTTGCCCGTTCCGGCGACGATCACCGCACGCCCCGCGTCGCCGAAGCGCTCGGCGATCTCATGGGCGGCCGCGAGCCCGGCGCGCTCCATGAGCACCGTCCCGGGGATGCCGAGGCCGTGGATGGCCGCGTCGTCCAGAGCGCGCATCTCGGCCGAGTCGTAGAGCGGCAGCAGCTCGTTCATCGAGGGTGGACGATCGCGACCGCGGCCGCCATGCCCTTGGAGTGCGTCATCGACAGGTCGATCTCGCCCGCGTCGAAGCGCTCGGCGAACTCGGCGACCTGGCCTGAGAGCGTGACGGAGGGCTTCGGCCGTCCGCTGATGTCGATGTCGCGCCACATGAACTCGACGCCACAGCCGATCGCCTTGCCGACGGCCTCCTTACCGGCGAACCGCGCAGCGAAGTGCTGGGCCGGGTTCGGCCGCGAGAAGCAGTACCGCCGCTCCGCCTCGGTGAAGACGCGATCCGCGAACCGCGGCCGCTTG encodes:
- the alr gene encoding alanine racemase; this translates as MVARAQRPARATVTVDLAAVAANVAQLRDVVQPAEVWAVVKADGYGHGASAVGGAALAAGAAKLCVATCEEARAVRTALPEAPVLVMSPLAPGEEGEVEGVEIAVSSVEGFARVRAASREPLVVHVKADTGMGRWGMSEEEALRVADEVLASEHLRLGGLMSHLAAADTDPEHTRRQLERFEQLSQRFPPCPRHVANSAGALAFPEARFDAVRSGIAVYGLSPFGDAPDAHGLVPALRLESYVAQLKRLAAGESAGYGRRFVADRPTWIGLAPAGYADGVPRLLSGRMDVLVRGTRRRVAATVSMDQLTFVIGDECDVELGDAVVLIGDDGGERIGAEEWAALCGTISYEVVCDIAPRRRRVEHVIVDG
- a CDS encoding CBS domain-containing protein, with the translated sequence MTAIADLKVAARMRVGGPTVAPDDDLRTLAAVLSDHNLSSVPVVEGGTLVGVVGEADLVFQAVEDEIDMPHTLPILGGVIFLERMDEWRERFRKAFGTTVRDLMEPEPVTISPDDTLHEAAQRMVDHNVNRLPVVDPSGAVAGVISRADVVRALAEEW
- a CDS encoding NAD(P)H-hydrate dehydratase, with product MNELLPLYDSAEMRALDDAAIHGLGIPGTVLMERAGLAAAHEIAERFGDAGRAVIVAGTGNNGGDGFVVARHLASAGFDVQVMLMGAATRIGEDARRFMDVAERLGVDVVRRPQPAALRRALRGAGVIVDALFGTGFAGEPRAAAAAAIDAMNAAGRPVVALDVPSGVNADDGTVAGAAVRADVTVTFHGPKLGLVIAPGRRHAGNVVVADIGIPPQLETPTAAALATRSLLDLVPRKGAESTKYAAGSVLVVGGAPGFAGAPVLCGRAALRAGAGVVWVAVPGDVAPQIATVHPELMVKETGQGLELADRAGALAVGPGMGRGEAAGDLARRLARRHRGPIVLDADALFAMAGALELTARRRVPAVLTPHEGEMARLLDRDAAWVRANRLAAVREAAARSRAVVLLKGADSLVAAPGGERVVVSVSDTGGLATAGSGDVLTGVIGAMLAKGLDPWTAACCGAVLHARAGRAAAEALGPDGIISGDVIDALPGVFKQ
- the acpS gene encoding holo-ACP synthase, translated to MRVGIDMIEIERVRAALAKRPRFADRVFTEAERRYCFSRPNPAQHFAARFAGKEAVGKAIGCGVEFMWRDIDISGRPKPSVTLSGQVAEFAERFDAGEIDLSMTHSKGMAAAVAIVHPR